One Arachis hypogaea cultivar Tifrunner chromosome 2, arahy.Tifrunner.gnm2.J5K5, whole genome shotgun sequence genomic window, aaattgttttttagtaattaaagtcatatatcaaagatcttcaaacaataataatcacataattattaataataatagatgctatacaattaaattcaatataaaacttgAATATAATACatatccctctggataaaataaaagctaaagcaacaagggcgagggaactctataaaaaaaACAGGAATCACAGGTAAATCTACTAATCATCTGCAACATCTTATTGAATATTCGAACCTGTATCACTAAAAGGGtgaaagattttggggtgagaataaatcacacgttctcagtagggaatgagaatgccgcataaaatatccgctcatcaagcatataagtattgggaagctagcatgactattgttgctcaattacattttgatttttttaattgaaattttcatctaggacattttatgaaatttttgaaatcataaagaatttgaagaagcaaatgcaaataaggcaagaaaagaaaagggaaagaatgagaaagttgaaggctttgagtaccaatgacaattcatttgtcAAGTACTTAtagtgtttatgtatcaagcaaaaagcatgaaaataaaacatttatagtcaaggctaggctcaggtgcaaagcactccctcaaagctcaaggctctgagcataaATGATTAGAGAAATAAAGACAATAAACAAAATGAGGTtaaagagtcctctaattaaatgcttgtggtgcttatgtatcaagtgataATACTTGagaacaaagcatttagagtcgtagctttgctTTCAACAAacggtgcaaagcacccaaaaagctaagctaagaaaaaaataaaaaaacttgttTCAAGGtaggaacataaagaaaaagatttcatgaaatgagctagatagaagcatcaatcatttgaatttcttttgtgattgtagcatgcataagaaactagccaactATGAACATAAAAATTGCTACTCTTCTCACTTTGGTTTGTCAaaaatttattgcatgattctttgtttgcttgaggacaagcaaagtttaagtttggtgttgtgatgactgcgcatcatgttatgtttttctatgctttttcatatcaaaatttaattcattatgtttaattattgagtatttttatgcTTAAGTTgtatatttctttgatttctttgaattgtttaactttgtagaaaatggtggaaaaagaagcaaaaagcacaaaacaagcccaaaagaagaaaagaggaaattTTGGGTGTGCCAAAGAAGGCGTGGTATGCCAGATCTAAATTTTAGAGAAGGTAGGAAGTTGCATTACTATGGGCGTGTTGCatcactatgggcgtgccacttggtgctctgggcgtggcacaccaagcttgTGAAGCCAACTCTcatcaatgggcgtgccacttggtgctctGGGCGTGATACGCCAAGCTTGTGAAGTTAAGATCTCAAagagggtgtgccacttggtgttttgggcgtggcacgccagtccaACATTCTAGCAAAGAAGATTGAATAGCCTACATGGGTGTGGCACGTCAGTCTCGGGCGTGGCATGTCGAggcatatgccagcctgacctcctcCCATTCAAATGAACATATTTTGAGCTACAAAGTGCCAAATGAAAGGGTTCTAGTGCCATTAAAAAGtagacattcatagctttccaaccatatataacactttatagtgGACACTAGAATTGAGCAAGATATTGACCCCAAAAACATAAGAAGTACAACACATCCCTACAAAGATACAACCTGACCTCTTtatcttcaaaggaacataacttgagttgtagaggtcTAAATGATGCACTGTTTGTGGAGTTGGAAAGgtgacatctagagctttctaaTGATATATAACATTTTATAGTGGACGTTAAATATGGAGGTGAAAAAGACCATTCTTTTAGCGTCACAATCTGGGCGTGTCTATGGGCGTGccagtgggcgtggcacgccaaacttgGGCATGACACGCCAGTTTTACTTTCACAAGGGGTGTGGTACGCCAAGAATGGGTATGGCACGCTGGGGTATTTGacaaactgacctcttcaccttcaaatgagcataacttgagctatagaggtccaaatgagatgattccagcagcattagaaagctgacatccaggaatttctagcaatatataatactctatagttgACATTCATTTTTGGGCCGAAACATGTCCATTCTTCTAGCGTTGCAAGATGGGTCTCACTCTTAGGAGCAATTTCCAATGGGAGTGGCATGCCAATTTCTCCCTGCAGCCTCAAACTTTCAACCAAGCCCactccaactctgattcaagccACAATTgccaaccaatcaagaccacaagaagcatctagaataattcattttcatttattgtaatttgcttttaatttcatttgagttTGTAATTTAGGATAGCTATAAATAGGACCACCATACACACATTGAGGGGATTATTCTGGACACAATTGGAGGAGGGGTCTTTGAACTCCCTCTTCTCACCCACACTTCTCTCCTCTTTCACTTTCTTACTtctaaatattttagttatgaatcacTAGCTCTTtctattgggaaagagagctctatttcCATTTGAtggattgattatttttattcttcttcttctattcatctttctttgatttactagaaagaattttgttcttcattctagcattcaatcatcttgaaaaagagattgaatgaacttgggttttatgtgaaccttggaagaggaattataaaaccatgcttgaaatcctttCTCACATTGAGTGGATTTGGGTTTTGGGATTAGATAATTGTGACGCTAGATCTACCCATTACTTGGATCCATgaagatgtgtggtataatcagggaacaagtttcatctctcttcatgagcaactagaccaagaaattggctattgatcaagattggggagattgagttaccaaggaattgggactcaatcactcatgattgtcaagaggtcaatgagttgcatgattgaagatgagatgaaataaATTAATCCAGAGAAtgtaatatctcttgatcccaatgtttattttatcttttctatcttatttACTTTATGGTCATTTACTTTCCAACACtttgctttcttgtactttacatttatgccatttactttcttgcactttattgcttttctttacttttatgtcattTCCATTTCTTGTTGCTCATCATCCAATTAtgcttgtctaactagaataatcaatcaactattgTTTGTTTAattcgttaatctctgtgggattcgacctcactctattgtgagttttaacTTGACGACTATTCGTTATACTTGCCAAAAAATTTTTTGTAGTGATACATTAATTTCGTGATCAATAGTCGCACACCATATCGAAACAGCGGATGGATGCCCAGCTGTTTGGGTGCAACTGTAATGGCGCCACATCACACCGGTTCAGAAGAGAGATGACAAAGGGAAAGAAGGGGAACCGAACCCCCAAGTTGGTGAACATGGGCTTGTACACCCCTATCCAATCGGCCACCCGGGGATTATCCATGTTTATATGACAAATGTGTTCCCGATTTCCAGAAACGAATGCCTCATAGTGTTCCTACTCGGGACTGCCTCCACACAGTAGATCGGAGTTATGGAATTCCTAGAGCTCCTTGAGTGTTATCTTGGAAGCCGTATCCTTAACGTCAGAGGTGACCCAAGAATAACGATCTACGAGAGCTCTTGGGATGGGGCGCTGCGtcattgatgattggatttttgacggtttagaatttctcaaataaaatctcatcgaagtatagtttctaaactaagcaataatcctttcatacaaaaagttgtttgtcactaaaacaaacccctaaaatttataaaccgaagtattgaacctcgggtcgttctccctaggaattacaataaagtgtcttgttattggttgtgagttattttggggttttaataagaaacatgaaagataaatggcaagaaagtaaactaacaactataaaaggctcttggcaaggtatgaaaattagaagttctatcctagttatccttctcaattgtgatgagaattgtccattgctaccacttagtcaacccttactaaataaaggaaagtcaagtggatgaattgacttgagccacaagtcctagccaactcccaaggaaagactagctttagtgtactccaaaccaattagcaatctctccaattaccaatcaacaaaggaattagataactcaagtgtcactaattactctacctaggcgaagaggaacaaaatctacactaaaactaaaagagacatttcaacaaacacataaaaggcaataaaagtaaacaacataaattgcaagaattaaagagagatctaactacaaaggcaagagatcaacaatagaaaagcaaagaagaacaattattatgaattacctcttattgaattgaaagaaaatggaaggaacaatagtagatctacaacaaagtataagaacaacataaaggaaattacaataaaagagtggaagaagaatgaatctaacaacaaggaattgagaagatagaagtagaagaagatgaattaaaatctagatctaagaactaaacctaatcctaatcctaattctagagagaagtgagagcttctctctctagaaactacttctaaaactaaactatgactaatggtgactaacttctaaagtatgaaagtatgttcattcccccttcaatccttggcttaaatagcatcagaaatgagttggattgggcccacaaggcttctaaaatcgctggccacgttttgctttaagtgaaccaggtggcagcaacgtcgcatgcgcgtactatgcgcgtacgcaccaccatacgtgtagcaactatggcaaattttatatcgtttcgaagccccggatgttagctttctaacccaactagaactgcatcatttggacctctgtagctcaagttatggttgtttaagtgcgaagaggtcggcttgacagctttccgattctttcatttcttcatgagttctccaacttttcatgctttctttcttcattctcttgatccaatctttgcctcctaaaccttaaatcacttaacaaatatatcaaggcatctaatggaatcaaggtgaattagatttagctattttaagacctaaaaagcatgttttcactcttaagcacaattaaaggagaagttataaaaccatgctatttcattgaataaatgtgggtaaaaggtgataaaatcccctaaaatcaatacaagataaaccctacaaatggggtttatcagtcatACCTACAGTGAGGGCACCACTTAAAGTTAAACTCAGGAGCTGAGGTCAGAAAATCAGAGGAGACGAAGATTATTGCTACGTTCTGCTACGTCTCTATTGTACACTAATCTGTGATCAATTAGAGGTAAAAATCAATTTTCCTAATGGAACCCCCTGTAATCTACCTAACAATGGCATGCTCAACCCAAAGAAGAGCAACCATTAACAATGAAAAAGGAATGCAGCGGTGATGGAAAAAATAAAAGCAGAACAATAATCGTTCATAAAAAGATGAAGCTAATTGAAACTTACCAGAAAATTGAGGAAAGAAGAGAAATGAACCCCAGGGAAATGCAGCAGGAAGGCCTTGCGCCAATTGAATCAAGAAAGAAGAGAATGACGGAATCAGTGAATATAGTGAATGAAGAAATAAGGAGCGAAAGGGGGGAATGCGGAATAGTAACTGTCAGTGGGAAGCGCAAAAAGTCAGGAACAAAATAGGCTTTTCCCCTAAATTTCAAATAAGCCAtaatgagcatttaatgctcgaCACAGGAATCAAGGCGACGCTTCCTGTAACAGAAGAGGAAAACTCGTGCATTGGGGCATGGACTCCATCACGGACTCCTGACCCCAGGAGAGCTTGATCGAGGCAGAAGCAAGTAGATTAAATGCGCCAACTACGAGCTTCTATGCCCATAGCTTGCACGTTGGGGGCACTGTTCCGGCCTAACCCACCAGCGGCCTGGGTCCAGGCATGAATAGTCGACTCGATGGGTCAATCGACCTGAGCCAGGAGGTGACCCGCACGTCACCTCCTCCTCCACGTGGAACCTGGATAGCTAGCAGAAGCTTCCTGGCAGGTGGGCCTGGCCATATGGGGCCTACCCAAGTACGAACTATAAAGGGGGAGGGACCTACCCTTCCCCAGAAGTACATCACCTATTCTAACCCTAAATCGCCGCCTTTTATACGTATACTGACTTGAGCATCggagtccttgcaggtggccccaCCACATCGTCGCTCCATTGATCCAGGCAAGCGACCTCTTCCGGAATTCAACCATCATCCCATTTCGCGCCCAGGCCCTAACCCCTTCAAGGCTTTGCTGCAGTACCAGTTCAACCCGACCCACCTGACGTTCGAGCAGACGAACAAGTAACATATCTTAAAAAAACCATATAGTAAAAAATATGACTTTGATAATGTATTGACTATAGACTGATTATAAGAAAATTAGAGAGACCTATGCTTTGAACACCGCAAAAAATATCAATGTCCTTATGAAAACATAGAAATATCAAAGTCTCAGTtcttcgaaaaacaaagaaattcaaaaaagaaaaaaaattacatagaAGGTGAGGAAGCAACAATGATGACCAGTTCTGGGATCTACTGCTTCTGTCGCCCACGATGACAAGCATGACTGAATTCGAAATGGTGGCGACTGACGACCCAGAGAGTAACGACGAACTTGAGTACGAGACCAGAGACAGTAAAAGAGATTGGAGATGAGAGCAAGAAAGAACTTGAGTGTCAGAACCACCTAACCAAATCCCAATGAGAGAAATGAGAACTCAAGCATAATAAAAATGAGAGaaggacaaaaaaaaaaggaattggattttcgaataaaaaaacaaatttaagcATGATCCGGTTCAGTTTATATAAACCGATCCGGATCGTTGATTTTGGTAAAAAACCGGCCATATTAAACTAGATTTAATCATTATGCTATGTGAGTGGCTCCCAAACTTTAAACCCTAAATCGAATTAGCATCATCTAAGAGTCTTAAGACAGATCTTGTCATCGTGtacctaaaaagaaaaaaaaaaaaaagaattcttgCTACTATATATACACCAAAAAAGAACCAAGAGGAGGTGGCTGGAACTGGAAGGAACAAACATCTTAGTAAAACCCCATAGCGATGTTTGCAGTCTGGATTGcaattttgattttgagttaaAAGTAGGTgggaaaaataagagaaaaaaatttgaaaagggaaaggagaaaaaggaaggaaaatcgCAAAGCATTGGGGGCAGCAGACAGTGCGTGAGTGAGTGAAAAAGGTTGAAAGGGTTCATCCATCCACTAATGGCGGAAAGAGAAGGCGGATCGAGTTCGGAGATGTCTCTGAAGGATCAGGGCAACGAGTTCTTCAAGTCAGGCAAGTACCTCAAAGCTGCCGCACTCTACACTCAAGCCATTAAGCAGGACCCTTCAAGCCCTACTCTTTATAGGTCCTCCCCTCCCTTCTCTTATTACTAGTCTCTACTTTTTGTTACTTAATTTCTCAAAATGAtgccttttttatttgtttactttTTATTTCAATCGTTGGGATTTCAAATTCTGCCTTTGCATTGTGATGAAATATTCTGGTTTCCTCTGTGCCCTTGTTCTGAGAAATGAAAACTGAATAGGAAGTGAGTTTCTGTTttgctcccccccccccccccgccctttttctctctctctctccgtctTCTCTTTCTGTATTTAATTTAGTGTTTTTTGTTAGTTGTGTTTCTGAATGGGAGCCTTATAGTAACTGTTGAGATGTCTCTGCGTGAGCCCTTCAGGTCACGGGTTCAATCCAGTGGAAGCACCCAATGTAATTTTGGGCTGTATCCCGTATGTTACACCCTTTGGGTGTGGCTCTTCCCTGACCCTGTGTTAATGCAGATGCTTGTGCACAGGGCTTCCCCTTATGTTAGTTGTGTTTCTTCGATTGTTGTAAGTTATGAACTTTTGGTTGAAGTTATTCTGTTAGTTTGTGACCTGAGTTTCTGAATTCCACTTTTGGCAGCTGTTAGGCGAGACCTTTGTGTTGGTTAAGTCATTGCCCTGTGCATCTCAGTTGTGTGACTAGTGATGTTGACCCATTTTTGGTTGTTAGTATGTCAGAAATCCAGATAGTACATACAGAGACTCTTTTGGTTGTAAAGGTTGCAAGACTTTTTCTGTACATCCTGAAATGGGGACATAAAATATGGGTCTAGTCTCCAATATCCTTTTTCTTGCTTGACCTTCATTAGATGTTTGGATGTGCTTTAGCGGCGCAAACAACGAATTTTAGCTTCAGCTCATACCTATTGCTAGATTGCACATAGCTCGGGATAATTACTAATATATGCCATTCTATAAGTGTATATGACTATATGTAGAAGATActgttctcttctttcttattattttatgtcAAACTTAATGCATAAATATTGTGTCCGATGTGTTGTCTTACATTGTCTGCCAGTAATCGTGCTGCAGCATTGCTGCAATTGGATAAGCTCAACAAAGCTCTTGATGATGCTGAGatgacaataaaattaaaaccaGAATGGGAAAAGGTAAACTTTTAGCTAATCTTCTTAATGTTAAGAGTGTCTGACCCTTGTAAAATTGTAACAAGTTTGCGAGCTATGCTACATGCAGGGATATTTCAGGAAGGGGAGTATATTAGAAGCCATGAAGCGATATGATGATGTAAGCTTATGATTGCCTTTTCCCTTACCATTTCATAAACCAAACCATTTTTTTTTGGTTGTTACTAATGCTTTTGCTTCTTTACATATTTGTAGGCATTGGCTGCCTTTGAGATAGCTTTGCAGTATAACCCGCAAAGTCAAGAAGTAACAAAAAAGATAAAGAGGATAAACCAACTAGTAAGGGAAGGTAAGCGAGCTCAAGAAGTGGAGAACATGAGATCTAATGTCGACATGGCCAAACATTTACAAGCATTGAAACCTGAATTGGTTAGTATCCATGTAATCTTGTACTATTAGTATGAGTTTTCAATTGTCCTGTGGTTTGTTAGTGTGTCTATTACATTAATCAATTTATATGATTTAGAAAAGGTATGAGGGAAGGACAATGAAAAAGGAACATCTGTTTTGTTTTTAAGGTTGGGGTTTAGGGGGCAGGTGGGAAGAGGAGAGAAGATAATGAGACAAATGTCAAATGCACTGAAGAGGAAAAAACTGATCTTTTGGACCAGCTTCTATTGTTAATTCAAGCTTAAGAATATGAGTGTAGCTAAGTTTAACCCAGTCTGATAGCCAAACCAAGTAATCCAAGATTGCTAAAATCTGTAAACAGCCTGAAGATTGAAACACCATAATAACACTGAAAAGTATTAACAAAATTCCTTGAAACCACAAAATACCAAGCTTGCCTCACTAGGCATAGATGCCACCCCATCTTTCTATGTTGCATTATTTTTTAAATGCATCTTATTTAATGCGTCTACTAATCATAGTTTTTGATGGCTGATGGCTACTCATGGTGGAAGCGTAAAATACCGGCATGAGGTTATAGCTGATACTATTTTGGCAAATGTCGGATAcattaaaaagatatataaactgtatgcaaataaatactaaaataatctagaaaatataaataaaactactagaagataaaaataatatctaaaccACTAACTACTAATACTTTATTATCATAATGTAAAACTATTTATCCATGTTATAATAATCAATATTAAAGATTAAAACTAATATCAAATTGACAAAATATTAATATAGCTAAGCTGCTGCAGAAGTAATTTGAGTGTTTAGAACAGAAAAAATGATAGAGGGCTTAGAATAGAGAAAAGGGTTTAGAATGGATAAACAAAATCTTGAGGGTcaaaatataaagagaaaaaggaagcacCATAGAGAAGCAGATTCAGGAACAACGTTCGACATTGTTGTGTTCCTCTGCAGGCCATGGTGCCATCATTGTCAATGTTCTGTGACTCTGTCACGTTCTATTGCTTTGTCATCGTGGACTTCCTCTGCAGAACGGTGACAATGCTGTTGGTGGTGATGCTGTCAGCATCCCAATTCTTTGTCTTAGTCAAGCAATGGAGGAGGAGGGGAGTGAACAACAGAGAGTAGAGAGGAGTTTGTCTTACAAATGTTAGGCTTAGGGGTATTAAAATGACCAAAAGACCCTCTAATTTAAAAGAAATTCCAATAAGACATGCCATCTCCACCATATCTGTATTGGACCACAACGGCGCCACCGCCGATCTGGCCATCATTTGTCCAATGCCATTTCCACAACACCACACACTTAAGATGGCGGTTAGCCTAAACACCGCCATGGTGCTGCCATGGTCACAATTTAAAAACACTGCTACTTATCCAACATAACATTCTTACCCTGCAAGAATTTCACCTTTTGGCTTTTTAGTGTCAGAAATTGAATCCCACGCAACATCGTAGATCTGCTTTAAAATTTTTCCTTGACATTGAACGGTATTTTCTATAACAAACAAACCCAAAGTACTCCTCCATTTCAAAGGCCAACCTTGAATTCTCTATGTTATGTCCTCATCATTTTGTAGATAGACTCAAGATAGTTAAGCTGTTTGATTTGTGTTTGTTACGGTCTTCAAATTTTCATCTCTAAGATAGAATTAGTGCACCATTTGCTAAACTTGTATATTGTATACTCCATTTTACTTCTCTTTTAACAAAAAGTAGGTGCTTCAAATATTTTTCTACAGCACTAATTTCCAATTTAATTTCTCTCTTGCTTTTCTAAGAATGAGCATATCATGATATCATATACAACAGGTATGCACCTTGGCGCTCATTCCTGGATACGTTCAATATGCA contains:
- the LOC112743588 gene encoding uncharacterized protein isoform X2, with the protein product MAEREGGSSSEMSLKDQGNEFFKSGKYLKAAALYTQAIKQDPSSPTLYSNRAAALLQLDKLNKALDDAEMTIKLKPEWEKGYFRKGSILEAMKRYDDALAAFEIALQYNPQSQEVTKKIKRINQLVREGKRAQEVENMRSNVDMAKHLQALKPELSGKYGSEECWKDMFTFLVETMETAVKSWHETSKLDARVYFLLDKEKTQTDKYAPIVNIDKYAEESFSKAACLVTPKSIIAYPQVWKGQGSRKWKHAQNDGFFVQFETPSLRKLWFIPSSNEKGQTLCRDPDGLDIGAHEILPRLFKENLPSS